The Fibrobacter sp. UWR4 genomic interval CGCCCCCGCCCTTTATGATCAATACCTTACCAGGAGCTACAACCAGCCCCACAACGCATGTTACAACGCGGTCATCAGGACCTTTTACGATAGGGGCGTCGAACTCACCAAGGCCGACCCCATGGAAGGCAAAATCGTGACAGAAAGACATGTTGCCGCCATCTACGCCAGCTACGGAGTGGTCGGAACAATATCTCATCGTTACTATATCGACGTAAAGGGAAACAAGGAGCAATGTACCATCAAAGTCACGAAGTACAAGGCTTGGAAGGGAGACAACGAGGTTCCTGACGTTCAAGTAGATGCAGTCTACAGTTACTATTGGGCTCCGCTGTTCGGAGGTTTCGAAAGCAATTTCGAAGAGGACGAAGACGAAATCCGTTCTGGCGACGACATTTTGGCGGTCCTCAACCAGCACCGTCCAGAATTTGACGACATACACCAGAAATACATGAAAAAAGCCAAAAAAAGCTTTGAAGGCATCGTCGCGCTGAAATTCACGATTGCACCCGCCGGAAACATCATCGACATTTCTATCGAGAAGACAACAACTGGAGAACTTGAATTTGACCAGCAAATCAAGAAAGCCGTTAGCATGTTGAATTTTGGGGCGATTTCTGGAGGCAACAAGACAGTCATCATCCCGATTAGCTTTACAGACAAGGAAACGGATTCCAGTAAGAACGGCGGACGTAGAGTCAAGGGCGACGGAAGCGGCGGCATCGGGAGCGGTGATGTCAAGGTCACGGGCAACAACCGTATGGCGGCGGATATAATGAAGGTCGTGAAGCAACGTACACCCGCACTCAGGAACATCTACAACAAGTACCTGGAAAAGGACCCTGCCTTCGAGGGTAAAGTTGTCTTGAAATTTACCATCGGTACAAACGGAGATGTCCTTTCCATATCTATCGTATCATCCTCTACAAACAATGACATATTCGACAAGGAAATCAAGAAAAAAGTGAGTTCCTGGAATTTTGGCAAGGCCGAAGGTGGCAACACAACAGTAACAATTCCGTTTACCTTCTCAGAATAAAAAGAAACACGATGAAACAATTCCTGAAAGCACTTTTTCTTTTGCTGTTTTGCGCCTCAGTCGCTTCCGCAGCCTACGTCGCCGTACTCGAGACAAGAATAGACCCGACTATAAAAAAGAAGGTCGAGCTTCCAGACCGTCAGTACCTCACCAACGTTTTGCGGGAAGAAGCCATCAGGGAACTTCCCGCGGAGCAAAACTACACCATCATGACTCGCGAGAACATCAGCGCCATGCTCCCGCCGGGCAAAGCCATCGAAGACTGCGAAGGTAGTTGCCTTGCGGAAACAGGCAGAAACATCGCAGCCGACTACATTTGCCAAGCTCATGTTGGAAAGTTCGGTTCAAAGCTCACAATTTCAGCGGAAATCTACGAAACTGCAGGCAACAAGCTTGTCGCCAGTTTTAACGGACAAGGCGCAAACGTGGAGGCACTTCTGAAGGTCATCAAAGATAATGCTCCCGAATTCTTCCGCAAGGTAAAGGATGGCGTTCATGAAATTTCATCAAGTGGCATAACAGACCAAGACGACGAAATCGAAGAGGATGAAGAAGAGTTCAATCTTAACAAAGTGAACATTTCAGATAATTCTGAATATCGCGAGACTCGCCCTCGTTCCTCTAAGCCCATCGGCAGCGTTCCCTCCACGAACAATCCATTAAGAAGCGGTTGGCTTCGCTGGGGAGCAATCATTGGTGGAAGCACATTACTTACAACAGGCATTGTACTTTGGGCTAATGGAACAACCGATATTGAAGGAGGGCAAACCAAAAGTGCAGTGGGCATCGCCTTGAGCCTCATTGGAGCCGTCGGCATAGGATTCGGATTCATTTTCTAGAGGCCTTGAGGTTTATTTTGTTCCAATCCTTATCAAAAACACCATTCTATTTTCTTGCGTTCTTTCTTCTATGTTCCTGTTCGAATAACATGGACATGGACGACGACATCCTGGACGAATATCTTATAAGGCAAACATCCTTCTATATCGACAAGACGGACAATGAATATCTAGAACTGTTATCCCAGTCCTTTGGCATTAGCAAGGACAAGGTAAGAAAGGTCCAGAAGCACATCATTTCCAAGAAGAACCAGGCCACGGTGGAGCGGGATTACGACCGTGCCATCATCCAGAAAATTGAGGCACTCAAAAAATCCAACAAGGACGACCGCCGTCTAGATTTCGTATATAACGTCCTGGCTCCATATCTGAGCGCCCTCAGCCGAAACGAACCCCTGCTGGTAAAGGAAAGCAATCTTTTTCAGGAACAGGACGTTGTTGAACTTTTTGAGAAATTCTTCCCCGGCGGTGGCAATAGTTTTGCAGATTTGGTTTCGTCGGCACACGGTTATTTTAAAGGAGAATACTTCAACATCAACAAACAGCACAACGTGAATAAGGTCCTGATGTCCTACGGCCTGCTGCTGGATTTTGAAATTGAATCCTGCGCCAACGTCATGCAGATTCAAGATACCATTCTCACCCCCATGGCCTATAAGGGCGATTCTGTGGCAGTGCTGAAAACAAGGCGCATCATTCCGGGCCTGCTGCCGTCAAAAATCGGCTACAGCTCTGCCGCCACCTATTTCGTAATCGTAATTGACGATGCCGTAGAAAAACAGGTCAAGAAATTCACCAGGGAGCTGAAGGCCGATTTCAGCAAGTATGGATCAAAGAATGACCTCTACAATAGATATTGGCGGCTAATCGGTTTACCCAAGTTCGATATATTTAAGGCCAACGAAATCTATTCCAAGCTCCTGGAAAAGGATTTCGGCGGTAAGTCAAGAGAGTTTATCAAGTACGCCCAGGAAATGGAGACCGTCATTCACGAGGCGAAACATCAGGTGGACGGCATTGAACATCCCGAGTTGACGCTCAACCTTGATATCGAATTTTCCGCCCACGTGACTGCTGCGATTTTTAGCCCGGCACCCCACGTGGCACTGCTCTCGGCGATACAGCGCATGGACAACTTCGGGATTTCCCTGGGAGACACGACCAGCTACAATGTTTCCAGACAGCTTTGGGAACTGGCCATCAAGTCGGCAGAAGACTCCACCTACTCCGAGCAGCAACTGAAAAACGACCTGATTGAAATTTACAACAGCTACCGGACAATCCGGGAAAAACAAAGCTTCGAGAAACTTGACGATTTCCGGGATCAAGTCGTCTCAAAATTACTCAAATAAATCCGGGTGTTCCTGCATCTCATCCAGCTGGATCTGGTGGAGAACGACGCGGCCTTCGGAAAGGCTCATCTGGACATCAATCAGGCGCTGGTTCTTAGAACCACGGAACTTCAAGTCCAGGCAGCGCTGTGCCAGCACAAACGGGCCATCCACAAGGATATCTGCAAAAGTCAAAAGCTCCAGGCATTCCGGCATCTGGTCCTTCATGGACATCAGGCGTTCATACGTAAAGCCCGAAAAAATCACCAGGTTCAATCCCATTTCCTTGATTTCGCGGGCCAGCGGCACAAGGGCCTTGGCCTGGAACATGGGGTCCCCCCCACTTAAGGTAACACCATCCAGCAAGGGATTCTCCTGGATCATCTCAAGAAGTTCCTTGAGGGAAATCAGGTGACCGCCCTCAAAGTCGTGAGTCTGCGGATTGTGACAGCCGGGGCAGTGATGAGAACAGCCCTGAGTAAAAATGGAAAAGCGGATGCCCGGGCCGTCCACGAAGGATTCCGGCTCTACACCCGCTATACGTAACTGAATATCATCAAAACTTTGAAAGTTCATTTTTCTCGTACCAGTTTTACAGCTGATCCTGAACCAAGTTCAGGATGACATTCAGGGGAAATTAGTTTTCAGCACAGTCACAACCGTGCTTCACGCGGTCATTGACTTCAGCAAGCTTTGCATTGTTGAAACGATCCACTGTACCTACCAGGTAACCAGTGATGCGGCGGATGCGTTCAAAGCCAACGCCTTCTCCGTACTGGGACTTTTCCTTATCAGACATTTTTCACTCCTTGACTGTGACTTTGTCTATTGTCTTTTTGATCTATAAAAAATTCTATTAGCGAATACCGAGGAATGCAGGCATACCCGGGAACTTCTTGCGGAGTTCCTCGATCTTCTGCGGGTCGATGGAATGACCTTCCTTACGGCCGCAACGGGGGCACACATCGTTAATCACGCCAACATAACCGCAAACCGGGTCGCGGTCCACCGGATGGTTGATGGAGCCATAGCCGATGCCGGACTTTGCCATGAAACGCACGATCTTTTCGAATGCATCCAGGTTCTGGGTCGGGTCGCCATCCATTTCGATGTAGCTGATATGGCCAGCATTGGTGAGGGCGTGGTACGGAGCTTCCAGTTCGATCTTCTTAAACGCGCTGATCTTGTAGTACACCGGCACATGGAAAGAGTTGGTGTAGTAATCACGATCGGTAACGCCCGGAATGATGCCGAAGCGCTTCTTGTCCATGCGGAGGAAGCGACCGGAAAGGCCTTCTGCCGGAGTTGCAAACAGGGTGATGTTCACACCGAGACGCTTGGATTCGCTGTCGCAGAAGTCGCGCATGTGCTGGATGATTTCCAGGCCCAGGCGCTGAGAGGATTCGGATTCACCGTGATGCTTACCGGTAAGGGCCACCAAAGTTTCAGCAAGACCGATGAAACCGATAGAAAGAGTACCGTCCTTCAGGACTTCGCGAACTTCGTCATTCCAGCCCAGCTTTTCGGAGCCAATCCAGATACCCTGACCCATGAGGAAGGGGAAGTTCTTCACGCGCTTACGGCTCTGGACTTCCATACGTTCCAGCAGCTGATCACGGACAAGAGCCAGCATACGGTCCAGTTCCTTGTAGAACAGGTCCAAAGACTTCATCTTGAGAGCGATGCGCGGAAGGTTAATGGAAGTGAAGCTCAAGTTACCGCGACCGAAAGTGATTTCGTGGTCGGGACGAGCGGAGTTACCAATAACGCGGGTACGGCAGCCCATGTAGGCGATTTCAGTTTCGGGACGGCCCGGCTTGTAGTAAGCAGCATTGTACGGTGCATCCATGAAGCTGAAGTTGGGGAACAAGCGCTTTGCGGAAACGCGGCAAGCAAGCTTGAACAAATCGTAGTTGGGATCTTCAGGGTTCAGGTTCACACCAGCCTTCACGCGGAGGATCTGAATCGGGAAGATTGCGGTTTCGCCACCACCCAAGCCTTCTTCTGTGGTAAGGAGCAAATTGCGGATTACCATGCGGGCTTCAGGATCGGTGCACATACCATAGTTGATGCTGGAGAACGGAGTCTGAGCACCGGCGCGGCTGTGCATAGAGTTCAGGTTGTGAACGAAGGCTTCCATTGCCTGGAAGGTAGCCTTATCGGTTTCTTCGTAAGCCTGCTTTTCAGCAAACTTCTGAGCACCCATGACGATTTCGGTAGAGAAAGTCTTGGAGAGTTCGCGAGCTTCGGTCTGGACAAACTTTTCGTTAGGAACGAGAGTTGCAACCATGCCCATTTCGAACATTTCGTCGTGAAGCTTCTTGACGATGGGGCGGAGTTCTTCTTCTTCCTTACCGGTGAGAAGAATCAAGGCCTTCACCATGTTGTTCAGGTAAGCCTTGCGGTAAGTGATGCGAACGCCGTCGGCCATGGCATAGTCGAAGTTAGGAACAGCCTGGCCACCGTGCTGATCGTTCTGGTTGGACTGAATAGCGATAGCTGCGAGAGCTGCGTAGCTGCGGATGTCCTTGGGTTCACGGAGATGGCCGTGACCGGTATTGAAGCCGTTCTTGAAAAGCTTGATCAAGTCGATCTGGCAGCAGGTCATGGTGAGGGCGTAGAAGTCCAAGTCATGAATATGGATATCGCCTTCGGAATGAGCACGGCTGTGTTCCGGCTTCAGCATCATCATGGTGTAGAAGTGCTTTGCAGATTCGGAACCGTACTTGAGCATGGTACCCATGGCGGTGTCGCCATCGATGTTTGCGTTTTCACGCTTCAGGTCGGATTCCTTGGCGGAGCTGAAGGTGATGTCGCGGAGAGTGTGCATGAGGCGAGTATTGACTTCGCGGACGCGAGTACGTTCTGCACGATACAGAATGTAATTCTTGGCGGTGTCACCGTAACCGGCTTCGGTCAAAGCCTTTTCTACAGCGTCCTGGATGTCTTCAATTT includes:
- the nrdG gene encoding anaerobic ribonucleoside-triphosphate reductase activating protein; this translates as MNFQSFDDIQLRIAGVEPESFVDGPGIRFSIFTQGCSHHCPGCHNPQTHDFEGGHLISLKELLEMIQENPLLDGVTLSGGDPMFQAKALVPLAREIKEMGLNLVIFSGFTYERLMSMKDQMPECLELLTFADILVDGPFVLAQRCLDLKFRGSKNQRLIDVQMSLSEGRVVLHQIQLDEMQEHPDLFE
- the nrdD gene encoding anaerobic ribonucleoside-triphosphate reductase; translated protein: MSDKEKSQYGEGVGFERIRRITGYLVGTVDRFNNAKLAEVNDRVKHGCDCAEN
- a CDS encoding anaerobic ribonucleoside triphosphate reductase, which gives rise to MIFTVKKRDGREMPFNIEKISDAIIKAFRASGELEEQIKASQSQMDLLGGEDILSSTALKVAAYAVGRLEAEGKTKPEIEDIQDAVEKALTEAGYGDTAKNYILYRAERTRVREVNTRLMHTLRDITFSSAKESDLKRENANIDGDTAMGTMLKYGSESAKHFYTMMMLKPEHSRAHSEGDIHIHDLDFYALTMTCCQIDLIKLFKNGFNTGHGHLREPKDIRSYAALAAIAIQSNQNDQHGGQAVPNFDYAMADGVRITYRKAYLNNMVKALILLTGKEEEELRPIVKKLHDEMFEMGMVATLVPNEKFVQTEARELSKTFSTEIVMGAQKFAEKQAYEETDKATFQAMEAFVHNLNSMHSRAGAQTPFSSINYGMCTDPEARMVIRNLLLTTEEGLGGGETAIFPIQILRVKAGVNLNPEDPNYDLFKLACRVSAKRLFPNFSFMDAPYNAAYYKPGRPETEIAYMGCRTRVIGNSARPDHEITFGRGNLSFTSINLPRIALKMKSLDLFYKELDRMLALVRDQLLERMEVQSRKRVKNFPFLMGQGIWIGSEKLGWNDEVREVLKDGTLSIGFIGLAETLVALTGKHHGESESSQRLGLEIIQHMRDFCDSESKRLGVNITLFATPAEGLSGRFLRMDKKRFGIIPGVTDRDYYTNSFHVPVYYKISAFKKIELEAPYHALTNAGHISYIEMDGDPTQNLDAFEKIVRFMAKSGIGYGSINHPVDRDPVCGYVGVINDVCPRCGRKEGHSIDPQKIEELRKKFPGMPAFLGIR
- a CDS encoding TonB family protein, yielding MKVSILALFVASLALLSGCAKTMMLNAPALYDQYLTRSYNQPHNACYNAVIRTFYDRGVELTKADPMEGKIVTERHVAAIYASYGVVGTISHRYYIDVKGNKEQCTIKVTKYKAWKGDNEVPDVQVDAVYSYYWAPLFGGFESNFEEDEDEIRSGDDILAVLNQHRPEFDDIHQKYMKKAKKSFEGIVALKFTIAPAGNIIDISIEKTTTGELEFDQQIKKAVSMLNFGAISGGNKTVIIPISFTDKETDSSKNGGRRVKGDGSGGIGSGDVKVTGNNRMAADIMKVVKQRTPALRNIYNKYLEKDPAFEGKVVLKFTIGTNGDVLSISIVSSSTNNDIFDKEIKKKVSSWNFGKAEGGNTTVTIPFTFSE